GCCGACATTCACGTCTACAATATCTATCGAAAGTATTTCAAACGAAGTCCCCGAATCAAGGCCTTTTGACAAAACATTTTTGGATATTGAATCGGGATTTTCCAGAACCCTTTTATAACTGTCCGCGGAACCAATTGTTGTAACGATACCTTCACCGACACGCGCTATAATCGTCTGTTCCGTGGCGCCTCCTACCAGCCTGTCTATATTCGTCCTCACAGTCACCCTTGCCCTTGCCTGGACCTGTATCCCGTCTTTTGCCACGGCGTCAATTGTTCTTCCGGCCTCAGGCGGCGCGTCTATAACTTTGGGGTTTACGCTTGTATGGACCGCGTCCAGGACATCCCGCCCGGCTAAATCAATAGCGCACGCGCGTTTAAAATCAAGCGGTATGTTTGCCTTGTCAGCGGCGATAAGCGCGCTTACAACCAGGAGAACATGCTCCGCCGCCCCGCCGAGCTTGTCTCTTCTCGCGCCCCACGCGAGATAATGGGCTTCCAGGTCATCGCTTGTAATTTTCATCCCAGCCTTGTGAATATTTATCAAAGAAAGAACAATCACATTCGGGTCAACACGGCGCAGGCGCATACCGACAAGGTTAAAAATCCCTACTTTTACCCCTGCGGCAATGGCCGTTATCCATAACCTTACAGGAATGATCCAGAAAAAAAATGACAGAAAAAGAACACTGATTATCACCATCAAAATAATTATAAATCCGCCTTCCATTTTTTCCTCCTAATTTAAGTTCGTTCAAACCGTTCAAACAGTTTGAACCGTTATCTGTATTTTCTAAATTTGTTTAACTACTACCCTGCTTCCTTCCACAAGCGTTACTTTGATCTTCCCGCCTTCCGGGACAAAAACTCCTTCGGTTATCACATCCACTTTTTTGCCGTCAATAAGCGCCGTCCCGCTTGGACGCAAAGTTGTGACAACAGTACCTTCCTTTCCTAAAAATCCTTTTAAGCTGTCATCTGCCGAATGGTATCCTTCCGTTTTATCCTGGGATTTGCTTAGTTTAAGGTTTTTGGCAATCCTTGTTTTAGGAAACAATTTTATCGCGGCAATAATCATTACCAGGCTCATTAAAGAAAGAATAATTCCCGCGACAGCGCTGTGGAGCGTTGCCGTCAGGTAACAGCCCGCGATGATTAAAATTATGCCCGACAATCCCACCACCCCAAAAGTCGGCGTGAATAATTCTATTAATAATAAAGTAAAACCGAGTACCAAAAATGTAAGAATTTTAAACCAGATAAATAACATTTTTTAACTCCAATGAATCCGATAACTATCGGAATGAATTGGACCCCGCTATAACATCGGGGTAAATCCAGATAATAATTAAATATCTTTGGCCACCACTACCTTATTCCCGTCAATCTTTACAACCTTTACCTGTTTATCTTTATCGATAAATTCGCCATCGCTAAGGACATCAAGTATTTTATCGTCAAATATCGCGCGGCCGCTGGGCCTCAAGATGCTGACTGTTTTTCCTGTTTTGCCTAAATAGTTTTGAAAAGCATCCCGGGTTACCCCGCTTTCCTCCCCGGAGGATAAAACTATTTTTTTCCACAATTTCGTTTCAGGTAAAAATTTTACACCCGCGGCAAAACCGGCAAAAACAAGTATCACCGACCATGATAAGGTGTAGAACGCGCTCCACAATTCTATTTTCGGGGCCTTCAACGGGTTCGGGTGTTTCACCATCGCGAGAAAAATGCTTACGGCTATTAACGTAATTCCCGAAATCCCCGTGATTCCAAAACCGGGGACAACGAACAATTCCAAAGACAGCAGAATAACTCCTATGACAAGAAGCAAAATTTCAAACCACTCAGCCATTCCGATCAGGTAGTGCCCCCAGAAAAAAAGAGAAAGGCATACAAGCGCGATAGTGCCCGATATCCCCCAGCCGGGATACATCAACTCATATATTATACCCAAAAACCCAAGTGTGATAAAGAAAGAACTCACTATCGGACCGGTCAAAAACCTCACTAAATTTTCCGACCACGTCGGAGAAATTTCCACGATTTCGAACTTATCCAGATTTTTTAACGATAAAAGTTCTTCGCGGTTTTTAACTATTTTCCCCGCAAGTTTTAATTCCACAGCTTCATCCGCCGAGAGCGTAATAAGCTTGCCTTTCTGCTTGATTATTTTTATTGTTGTAATCTCATTTTCTTTATATTGGGATTTTTTTTCATCCAGTTCCTCGCTTG
The DNA window shown above is from bacterium and carries:
- the floA gene encoding flotillin-like protein FloA (flotillin-like protein involved in membrane lipid rafts); translated protein: MEGGFIIILMVIISVLFLSFFFWIIPVRLWITAIAAGVKVGIFNLVGMRLRRVDPNVIVLSLINIHKAGMKITSDDLEAHYLAWGARRDKLGGAAEHVLLVVSALIAADKANIPLDFKRACAIDLAGRDVLDAVHTSVNPKVIDAPPEAGRTIDAVAKDGIQVQARARVTVRTNIDRLVGGATEQTIIARVGEGIVTTIGSADSYKRVLENPDSISKNVLSKGLDSGTSFEILSIDIVDVNVGKNVGAELQTNQAAADLKIAQARAETRRAMAVAQEQEMKAKTQEMTAKVKEAEAELPKAMAQAFREGKLGIMDYYNLRNIQADTQMRENIGGKGAEKDKKQE
- a CDS encoding NfeD family protein codes for the protein MLFIWFKILTFLVLGFTLLLIELFTPTFGVVGLSGIILIIAGCYLTATLHSAVAGIILSLMSLVMIIAAIKLFPKTRIAKNLKLSKSQDKTEGYHSADDSLKGFLGKEGTVVTTLRPSGTALIDGKKVDVITEGVFVPEGGKIKVTLVEGSRVVVKQI
- a CDS encoding NfeD family protein; this translates as MKTKILIILFIFSFFPVFILARNSAQNNAVHIIPIKGTIELGLSGVVKRAVKEAKEKQAKAIILEIDTYGGRVDAADEICGFLKSAEPVPTIAFVAEEAWSAGALIALGCKEIYMSPGSSIGAAEPRVGMDGKETADEKSVSAVRAKFKSLASENGYPVNIAQGMVDKDLEIKKIKIKGEEFILTSEELDEKKSQYKENEITTIKIIKQKGKLITLSADEAVELKLAGKIVKNREELLSLKNLDKFEIVEISPTWSENLVRFLTGPIVSSFFITLGFLGIIYELMYPGWGISGTIALVCLSLFFWGHYLIGMAEWFEILLLVIGVILLSLELFVVPGFGITGISGITLIAVSIFLAMVKHPNPLKAPKIELWSAFYTLSWSVILVFAGFAAGVKFLPETKLWKKIVLSSGEESGVTRDAFQNYLGKTGKTVSILRPSGRAIFDDKILDVLSDGEFIDKDKQVKVVKIDGNKVVVAKDI